A stretch of Schistocerca cancellata isolate TAMUIC-IGC-003103 chromosome 3, iqSchCanc2.1, whole genome shotgun sequence DNA encodes these proteins:
- the LOC126177009 gene encoding cuticle protein 18.7-like isoform X4: protein MKVLVILSSVLAVALAKPGYLGLGVPAAVPVPADAPDVAVAKAAHLATQAAEAARNTLGVPVASVVPADEPHVAVAKAAHLNIQAAEAARNTLGVPAIAAAPVIAAARYAVAAPVIAGPANIVIGPGGVPLDTPEVASAKVAHAAAHAQSAALAAATPADPVSGLPLAAVYAAGIPAIHHADAIAHLQYKAALLG, encoded by the exons GTGATCCTGAGCTCCGTGCTGGCCGTGGCCCTGGCCAAGCCCGGCTACCTGGGTCTGGGGGTGCCCGCCGCCGTCCCGGTGCCCGCCGACGCCCCCGACGTGGCCGTGGCTAAGGCGGCGCACCTGGCGAcgcaggcggcggaggcggcgcgcaACACGCTGGGCGTGCCCGTGGCCTCCGTCGTGCCCGCCGACGAGCCCCACGTGGCCGTCGCCAAGGCGGCGCACCTCAACATCCAGGCCGCCGAGGCCGCCCGCAACACCCTGGGCGTGCCCGCCATCGCCGCCGCCCCCGTCATCGCCGCCGCTCGCTACGCCGTGGCCGCCCCCGTCATCGCTGGACCCGCCAACATCGTCATCGGACCTGGCGGTGTTCCCCTGGACACTCCTGAG GTGGCCAGCGCCAAGGTTGCCCATGCTGCCGCCCACGCTCAGTCCGCAGCCCTGGCCGCCGCCACCCCCGCAGACCCCGTGTCTGGGCTGCCCCTGGCCGCCGTCTACGCTGCCGGCATCCCCGCCATCCACCACGCTGACGCCATCGCCCATCTCCAGTACAAAGCTGCCCTCCTCGGGTAG
- the LOC126177009 gene encoding cuticle protein 18.7-like isoform X5 → MKVLVILSSVLAVALAKPGYLGLGVPAAVPVPADAPDVAVAKAAHLATQAAEAARNTLGVPVASVVPADEPHVAVAKAAHLNIQAAEAARNTLGVPAIAAAPVIAAARYAVAAPVIAGPANIVIGPGGVPLDTPEVASAKVAHAAAHAQSAALAAATPADPVSGLPLAAVYAAGIPAIHHADAIAHLQYKAALLG, encoded by the exons ATGAAGGTCCTG GTGATCCTGAGCTCCGTGCTGGCCGTGGCCCTGGCCAAGCCCGGCTACCTGGGTCTGGGGGTGCCCGCCGCCGTCCCGGTGCCCGCCGACGCCCCCGACGTGGCCGTGGCTAAGGCGGCGCACCTGGCGAcgcaggcggcggaggcggcgcgcaACACGCTGGGCGTGCCCGTGGCCTCCGTCGTGCCCGCCGACGAGCCCCACGTGGCCGTCGCCAAGGCGGCGCACCTCAACATCCAGGCCGCCGAGGCCGCCCGCAACACCCTGGGCGTGCCCGCCATCGCCGCCGCCCCCGTCATCGCCGCCGCTCGCTACGCCGTGGCCGCCCCCGTCATCGCTGGACCCGCCAACATCGTCATCGGACCTGGCGGTGTTCCCCTGGACACTCCTGAG GTGGCCAGCGCCAAGGTTGCCCATGCTGCCGCCCACGCTCAGTCCGCAGCCCTGGCCGCCGCCACCCCCGCAGACCCCGTGTCTGGGCTGCCCCTGGCCGCCGTCTACGCTGCCGGCATCCCCGCCATCCACCACGCTGACGCCATCGCCCATCTCCAGTACAAAGCTGCCCTCCTCGGGTAG